AATTTATCTAAACTACCTACATCTACTTGATTAATAGGTTTACCCTGTCTAACTAACACAGCTTCAACGGCTGCATTAGGTAGCATTTCCGGCGTAACTTGAAACTGAATTTGTGGTGCGCTTCCTTTAACTTTGGTAAGTTGTTGATAAATGGGTTGATCTTTGATTATGGCAAAATATAATTCTGCATCAGGATAGGGAGATTGAATTAAAGCGGTGGCAGTTTCCCCCACTTTAAACTCTTTTTTATCTAGCTTAACTTCTAAGACATTTTTATCTCTATCACCCCAAAATACTTCATTTCCTCCAGTTACCCAAATCTGTGCATCTGTAGCAGTTAATTCTGATTTGGCATCACTAAAATTAACCCTAATACGATATGCACCAGATTCAGTTGGTGTTAAATTTACTGATTGAGGGTTATTTGTAGATGTAATTTCTGTTTGGGCAACTGTTTTATACTCAACTTGATTTTTTGGTGTTTGGCTACCTTCTACCAATTGCGTAACACTGCTATATTTTATCTGTTGTAATTCTACATGTACACGTTGACCTGTGATTGGTTTCCCTGTAGGTTCAGTAACAACCACTTCAATAGGAAAAGCTTTCCCAGCATCAGCGATAAAATTATTTTTTAAGCCAATCAAACGATTACTAGGCAAAGCTGTAAAGGTTTTAGAATTAGCTACAGAAAGATTAGATACATCTGCAACTTGCACATCCACCTGGTAATTCATTGGATAAGGTAAATCCTTAGCCACAGTTACCGCCTGACTACTTTTACCATTAGCATCTAATTGGCTATTAGTTTGTGATACTTCAGTCGGGACAGTAGGAGTTTCTTCCGGCCAAAACCATTGGCGACCAAAAGTAAATTCTTCCCAACCTTTAGGGATAAAATTAGTCTGTTGGCGAGTCACGAAATATTTTGCTTCACCACCCTCTACAGGCGCACCAAATAAATAATTACTTGCTGTACTAATGCCAACTTGATCATCAATATAAGCGAATTGTTTGTCTAAGTTAACCTCGACTTTAAAGTTTGGTGGTTTAAACTCAGCTACGCGAAACTCTCCAGAAATCTCTAGTCCATTTTTGCCCTTAGCTTGAATTGTGTAGTAGCCTAAACGCTGATTTTTGTTAATTGGTAATTCTAGAGAGAATGTCCCGAATTCATTTGTCGTTTGCGTACCTAAATCAGTCTTCTGTCCATCGGTATTGATTAAAGTTAATTGATAAACAGCATTTTTATCTTGTTGAATTACTCCATTTTGTAAATAATCAGCCACCCCAGTAAACCAAGCTTTTTCTCCTGGTTGATATAACTGCCTATCTGAAAAAATTACCCCGCGTGACTCTGGTTTCCCATCTTGCCAACCTGCATCAATACCATATCCATAAATTCCACTATATTCTTCAGTTCTAGTAAAAGCCCAATCTTGATTTTCCTTGGCAATGACTAATAACTCTGGTGCTTTTTTACTAGAATTACATCGCTGCATCTCCTCACGATTAATTCTCAAAGTTCCATTTTCATCAGTTTTACCTACTGCACAAGGTACAGGTTCAGGACGAGATTTTGCTTGTAGGTTTGATTGATAAATTTCAATATTTGCCCCTTTAACTGGCGCACCATCTGTTAAATGATTTACGCGAATTAAACCAGACTCAGGGAACCATTGAGTAAAGACACCCAAATTCGTCAGTTCTACCAAGCCGTAAGTCGTAGGTTCTCGCCAAAGTTCTTTACCATTATCTAGATATTTATTAGTACGTGCTTGCACTCCATAGGCTAACATGCCAGTATTAGCGTTGAGTTTGTCTCGCAGAGGAACAGTCACATCAATTGATTGATTTTTCTTAGCTGCTACTTTGAAGCTTTGCCATTCAGTAGGTTTTGCTAATAAATCATTAGCATAATTAAAATAAACTAAATCTGTAGGGTTAACTACCTGATAAGCAGCTTTATATTTAGATTCAGGTAAATTAACAGTGCTAATATTTAACTGTAAATTCTTACTCGCAGGGAAAATATTCAAGTCTGAGGGAACCCAAATATCCCCAGCTAAATCTCCAGTATCATATTTAAGCGTGATGGGTTTACCCAAAGTTTGCCCAAACTTATCCTTAAGGTTTTCACTTATAGTAATTGTATAACTCTTAGCAGGTTCTAAAACATAAGGATTAATCCCGACAACTCTATCTTCGTCATTTACTCGTAAGATTCTAGAGATATCTTTTGGTACAGGATTAATTTTGATGTTTTCTTTAGCTGAATCTGCCAATAAAATATTATTAAATTCTAATTGCGGACTACCTTTGATAAACCTTCCATAGGTTCCCCCTGCATCCGGTTGTCCGTAAAAGCTGATTTTTTGAAATGCTAAAGGTGAATAAGTCTCCAACTTACTAGCAAATTCTTTCTCTGTGGGTAAATTGCCATAAGCCGGACGAATACCTGGAGAAAATACTAGGCGGTAATTAGTGGCTTTTTCTAAATTTTCTTGGGGAATAAGATTATAAATCCAATTGCGGGCTGAGGGGTCAAGTTTATTTAAAGGTTCTTCATTATCTGAAGGCTTATCTTCCTTGTTTAAGGTAACTTGAAAACGCACACCCTTATTTTTACCTTCCGGTATTAACTGTAAATGTTTTTGTACAGATTGTATATCTAACTCGACATTAGAAGTAAACTGTAATCTTGGTTTGACATCTATAGGTTCAGTATCAGCTTTCTCTATAGGATTCACACCGGGTAAGTTAGTAAGATTGATAGCCTCAGTATTAAAAGTCCAAGATAAATCTTTGTTTAACCGATGATTTTTTAAATCTGCTAAATCTGCTTTGAGAGTAACTTGTAATCGGGTAGCAATTGGCAATGCTTTATCAGCTTGAAATCCCACCATGCGCGGCGTTAAAAAGCGAAATTGCCCTGGTAATGGCGGCCAAAGCGCAAACTTTTGTAATAAATCCTGTTGTTGTGGACTGTCTAAACTTTCAACTGGAATTAAAGCCTCTTGAAAACGAATCCGAATTTGATTAGTTGTTTTAGCTTCCCCAATAGGACTAATTTGTTCAATCCAATCTGGTAATTGTGGTGGTTTCAGTGATAACACTGTTGGTAATTGTTCCCTACCTGAATTAATCCCAAAAAAACTACACCCTCCTATCCCTAACACCAACACCACAACAAAAAAACACCGTATAAAAGCTCTAATAATCATATTTTTATAAACTCTAAAATCCAGCAATTAACTCACACCTTCACTCTCAAACTCCGCGCCCCTCTGCGTTTAAAAAATAAAACTTATTCCCATAGATACCCAATTAAAAGCAGTTGTTCCAAAAACAACTACAATCCTTAACAATGAATTAGTTTTTAACTTTTATAAACAAAATTATTCAGGAATCGAATTATTTCCTGTTGTAGCTATCATTTAAAATCAATGCTCTTAAACAGGGTAGCCCCTGATGTTATTCATATATCGATCGCTCTCTAAAATGCAGCACACTATTAAACTGTTCCTAACTGTGCTGCTAATCTGCCTATTTATCCGCTTAATACCCTATTTTGCACCGATTCGTGCCGCAGATATTGCCCAAAATCAACTGGCAATGCAGTTTAGCGATCGCAATGGGCTACCATTAGGAACAATCCTCACCCGTGATCAAGAGCATACCTCAGTAGTACCACTAAATCAGGTATCCCCCCAATTCATCCAAGCACTGTTATCCGCCGAAGATGGTAGCTTCTACCATCACGGCGCATTAGATTTAAAAGCCATTGTCCGCGCCATCCAACAAGCCATCCACACCAAAAAAGTTGTTTCCGGCGCTTCCACAATTACCATGCAGTTAGCACGGATGTTAGAACCAGTTCCCCGCAACCTGTCGGGGAAAATCCAGGAGATTTGGCTGGCGTGGAAGTTAGCGGCTGGGATGAATAAAGATGAAATCCTCTCCGCATATATCAACCGCCTGCCAATGGGTGGCAATATATATGGTGTAGAAGCAGCCGCCCAAACTTACTTTTCCATCCCCGCCAGTGACTTAAACCTAGCCCAAGCCAGCTTGTTGGCAGCTATCCCCAATAACCCCACCTACTTCAACCCTTACGAACATGGGGAACGCCTCAAACAGCGACAAAAATACGTCCTCAATCGTATGGTACAGGAAGGGTATATCAGTGAGGCGATCGCCAATCGCACACTAAAAGAAAAAGTTGTCTTTCAGTCCAACCAACGCGGAATTATCGCCGCCCCACACTTCCTATTTTGGTTAGCAAATCAAATCTCACCTGACAAAAACGACAATCAATCCCCCCTTTTTAAGGGGGGTGGGGGGGATCAATCAGTTATCCGCACCACCATCAACCGTCCCTTACAACAATTCGTCCAAGCCCAAGTACAACAAGTAATTTCCACCCTCGCCCCCAACAACGTCCACGACGCAGCCGCCCTAGTAATTGACAACCACACAGGCGAAGTTCTCGCTTACGTCGGTTCACCAGATTACTTTAATCAAACCAAACTAGGACGCAACGACGGAGTACAAGCCCTACGCCAACCCGGTTCTACCCTCAAACCCTTCGTCTATGAATTAGCCCTAGAAAAAGGTTTAATTCGCCCTAACACCATCCTGGCAGATATCCCCACCCATTACGCCATCCCTGGCGCACAACTCTACAGTCCAACCGATTATACAGAAAAATTCCTCGGCCCCGTGCGAGTACGCATCGCCTTAGCCAATTCCCTCAACGTTCCAGCCGTTAGGGTATTAGAAAAAGTAGGTGTACCCACTTTCCTAGAACGCCTGCATCAACTAGGATTTACTCACCTCGACCAAACCCCTGAATACTACGGCTTAGGCTTAACCCTTGGTAGCGGTGAAGTTAGCCTCTGGGAACTAGCCCACGCCTACCTCACCATCGCCAGACAAGGACAACCCATTCCCGTAATTACCACCCTCTCCCCTTCTCTACGAGAGGCTGCGCCAACGGGTTCGCAGTCGCCTGCGGAGGGAAACCCTCCTACAGCTCTGTCTCACCACTCCCAACTCCCAACTCCCAACTCCCCGCCTCCCACAAATTGGCAACTAATCACCAACATCCTCAGCGACAACCACGCTCGTGCCACCGCTTTTGGTGTAGACTCAATATTAAACTTGCCCTTCCCCGTCGCTGTTAAAACTGGCACTTCTTCCAACTTTCGTGATACTTGGACAGTCGGCTTTACCAGCGACTACACCGTCGCTACCTGGGTAGGAAACTTCAACGGTGAACCCATGCGCCAAGTCTCCGGCGTAACAGGTGCAGCACCTTTATGGAATCGGATTATGCTGCATCTGCACGAACATGAAGAACCAGCCGCCTTTCCCCCTCCATCTGGTTTAGTAGAACTACCCATTTGTGCAGTTACCGGGTTACGCCCAACACCAGACTGTAACTCAGTAGTGCAAGAATATTTCTATCCAGAAGATAAAGCTAAATACGCACAGGAAACTCAGTTCACTTTGCCATCAGAGTATAACGAGTGGTTAGCCAAGCAACAATCAAGTTTTGTTGGCAACGACTTGAGAATTGTCTCTCCTCATGATGGCGATGTTTTCTTGTTGTATCCCAATGCAGCAGCACAACAATTAGAATTTAAGCTAACAGGAAATAAATCTGCGCCTGTAGAATGGTGGCTGAATGGCGAAAAATTGAATACACAGTCAGATAATTCGTTATTTTGGGCTTTGCGTCCCGGTAACTGGACTTTAGAAGTCAGAAGTGGAGCAACGAGCGATAAACTAAGCTTTCAGGTGAAGTTAGCAAATACTAAACCTACCCGCCAAGGATTTTCTATTGCTGATAAAGGTTAGTTCTTTTAGTTATAGCAGGAGGCAGTTGACAGCTGACAGTTGTTTTTTCTCCCCCCACTCCCACCCTTACGGGAAGCAAGCTACATCTCCCCCAACTCTACCCCTGTGAATTTCTACCAGTGTTGGGTTAAAAAAGAAACATGAAAATCATGAAATCCCTCACTAACTGGTTAGAAACCCATGCTAGCGCCCCTGCATACATCGGCTGGGTACTGGCGGGAGTTGCTGTTTGTTTTTTTGGTGCAGCGATTAATACAATGGCTGGCTGGCTGTATGCCATTAGCGGCGTAAGTTTTGCATTGTTGGGTATAGCTGCGATTTTACCACCGCGATCGCTCACAGGTTTATCTGTAACTCGTCGTCCCATCTCTCCCGTCTCAGCCGGGGATGACTTAATTTTAGAGTTAGAAATTCATAACTCCAGCAAGCAATCTGTTAGTTTGTTGCAAGTTGAGGATATATTACCTTTCGTTTTGAGTAAACCCATCAAACAGGCGATCGATACTATTCCTAGTCAAGAAAGCTACAAATGGGTACATTACCAAACTACCCAGCGTCGGGGTATTTATCGCTGGCACACCGTAGAATTAGGCACGGGTGCGCCTCTAGGTTTATTTTGGGCGCGTCGTCAGCACCAGTGTAATGCTACTGCCATCGTGTATCCGACTGTACTACCACTAACTACCTGTCCCCTGGTTGATGAACTGGGGCAAGAAGAAAGTCAACGGAGTGAGTACCGTGGTAAACCCTTGCAAACAGCCACATCTGGGTTAGTGCGATCGCTACGTCCTTATCGTATTGGCGATCCTACCCGCCTAGTTCACTGGCGCACCAGCGCCCGTTATGGTGAGTTACGGGTACGTGAGTTAGAAATGGTGACAAGTGGACAGGATATTATTATCGCCCTGGATAGTGCGGGCAATTGGGAAGAGGAAAATTTTGAACAGGCAGTAATTACCGCAGCTTCATTGTACTTTTACGCACAAAATCAACAATTGCAAGTGCAGATGTGGACTGCATCAACAGGGTTAGTCAAAGGTGAAAGTGTCGTTTTAGAAACACTAGCAGCCACTAAATATTTAGAAGAACCTACAAATCCAGAACCGGAAAACTCACCTTGTATTTGGTTGGCACAAAACACTCTCACCCTTTCTAATCTGCCTCAAGGTAGTCGTTGGGTCTTATGGCAGGATGTAGCATCATTAAAACAACAAGTAGTAATTAACAAAGATTACCCAGGCATCACCATAGATCAAGAAAAGCCATTGCAACTTCAACTTCAACAATCCTTGCATTCATTGTGAAATTATATTTATAGGATTGAAAATTTCAATGAATATTGACAATCTATCCCATTTTGGATTTTAGATTTTGGATTTTGGATTGTGAAATGGTTTACTGGTGAGCTTTTCAGGAATCCATTTGTCGCAATCATTTTTCAAATTGGTTTTAGTTATTCTTGATGCCTGCCATTTCCTTGATCCCATGCCTTTTGACAACATTCATGTTTGAGAAATTATAAAAAATATTGCAAAAACCAAGTTAGAGAAATTCCTCAGCAATACCTTAGTGACGCTGAGGTACAATGCAAAGATATTTGAATATTTAACCGCCGATCCCCATGATTTCATCAGAAGCTAACTCAAAATCCAGCGAGAAAAGCCTAGAGGCAATGCGCCATTTTTCAGAACAATATGCTAAACGTACAGGTACTTACTTTTGTTCTGAACCATCTGTTACCGCAGTCGTAATTGAAGGATTAGCCAAACATAAAGACGAATTAGGTGCGCCTTTGTGTCCTTGTCGTCACTACGAAGACAAAGAAGCAGAAGTGAAAGCTTCCTACTGGAACTGTCCTTGCGTCCCCATGAGAGAACGCAAAGATTGCCATTGTATGCTATTCCTCACACCAGAGAACGAATTTGCCGGACAAAGCCAAGAAATATCTCTAGATACGATTAAAGAAGTACGAGACAGCATGGGATGAGTGAAACCATGCCCCTGGAGTTTTGGCAAGGTGTAGAACAATTTAACGCTGGCAAGTTCTACGCCTGTCACGACACCTTAGAGGCTTTATGGATTGAAGCCAGTGAACCAGAAAAAACCTTTTATCAAGGGATTTTACAAATCGCCGTTGGTCTTTATCATTTAGGTAATCGTAACTGGCGAGGTGCAGTAATTTTACTAGGGGAAGGCAGCAACCGCCTGCGACGTTATCCTGAAGTTTTTGGAAATATTGATGTATATGAATTACTAAACCAGAGCGCAGGCTTGTTAAAAGCATTACAAGAAATCGGCCCGGAAAACATTAATTACGACAATCTCAACGATAACCCAGACCTAGCCTTTCCAACAATTGCGATCGCCAACGATTAAGAGGAAGCAGAAAGATAGGGGAATGAGAAACTGATTCTTGTTCCCTCTTTTTGTATGGAGACAAGGGAGAGGGGGGAGATAGGGAAGAATAATAACTGTCAACTGTCAACTGTCAATTGTCAACGAAACTTTCACCCTGAGCCTAGCGTCAAGATTTCAGCCTGCAATTATCTCAAATTACTGCCGATAGGAGATTATATTTTTGGAGAATGTAGTTGAGATAATTTAATATATAGCCGTAGTCAGATACGTTAGGACATCTCCAAAGCCTGAATGCTAGAAGTAGTAAGACTTTCCCTCCTGCCTCCTGCCTTCTGCTATACAAGCCACAATCCCAAATACAAACTTGCTATGATACCTAGCTATAAACTGCCTCTTTTAAAAATGCGTCGCCTGGGATTAGCTTTACTGCTACCTGTGGCATTTTTGGGTACTGTAACCCTACCTCACCAATTATCAAGCGTCACAGCACAAACGCCTGCGGCAAATCGTCCGCTTACTATCCGCTCGGATATTCAAGAATACGATTCCAAAAATCAGGTGATTACCGCTCGTGGGAATGTGCAGATGTTATACCCGGCGCGACAAATTCAAGCAACATCGGCTCAAGCTCAGTATTTCAGCAAGGAACGCCGGATTGATTTCATGGGTAATGTCTATATTTTGCAGCAAGGTGGCAATAGTATCCGCGCTGAAAAGGTAACATACTTGATTGATGAAGGACGATTTGTGGCGTTACCACAATCCAATCGTCAGGTAGAATCCGTTTATATGGTGGATGACGCAGAGCTTAATAATCAAGCTAATACACCTGCGCCCAAAACACCAGGGTTACGCCGTTCTAATTAGCATCAACCAACAAGACAACACAGTTATAGTGAAAATTGTTCTAGAAAATATTCACAAGTCTTACGGTAAGCGAGTAATTGTTAATCGCGTTAGTCTTTCTGTGGCTCAGGGGGAAATCGTTGGTTTACTGGGGCCTAACGGTGCTGGTAAAACAACGACATTCTACATTGCCACAGGTTTAGAAAAACCGAATCAAGGGCGAGTCTGGCTGGATAGCTTAGATATTACTGGCTTACCAATGCACAAAAGAGCAAGATTAGGCATCGGCTATTTAGCACAGGAAGCAAGCGTTTTCCGTCAGCTTTCAGTACAAGATAATATTCTTTTAGTATTTGAACAAACTAATGTACCACGTAGGGAGTGGTCAAAGCGGCTGCATACTCTACTGCGAGAGTTCCGCTTAGAAAAAGTCGCCCGAAGTAAAGGGATTCAACTTTCCGGGGGGGAGAGGAGGCGGACAGAATTAGCTAGGGCTATAGCAGCCGGACGAGAAGGGCCAAAATTCTTATTGTTGGATGAACCATTTGCAGGCGTTGATCCCATTGCAGTATTTGAGATTCAGCAAATTATCGCACAACTGCGCGATCGCGGCATGGGCATCTTAATTACAGACCACAACGTCCGCGAAACCCTAGCCATTACTGAACGCGCCTACATCCTCCGCGAAGGCCAAATTCTCGCCTACGGCAATACTGAAGAACTCTACAATAATCCCCTTGTACGGCAATATTATTTAGGTGACAACTTTCAACTTTAGTAATTGTTGTTGACTGTTGACGGTTAACTGTTAACCGCTAACTACGAACTTGTACTGAGCGTAGTCGTACCACTCCGTGGAAGCAAGCTACGCGGAGCGTCTGTCTCCGACACGCTACGCGAACGAAGAGAAGTATTACGAATTACGAATTACGAATTACAAATTATATCTATGGTAGCCAAGAACTTTTCGTCCTTCTATACCTTCAATTCGCTACTGCCTTTGACAATTATGGATCGCTATTTGATCAGCGAATTGCTCCCGACATTTTTATTTGGCGTTGGGGCTTTTTCATCAATTGGCGTGACGATTGATGCTGTATTTGAGCTAGTTAGAAGAGTAGTAGAATCTGGGCTACCTATTAGTATTGCCGTGCAGGTTTTCTTATTAAAGTTGCCTAATTTTATTGTGTTAGCTTTTCCTATGTCTACACTGTTGGCAACTTTGATGACTTACAGTCGCCTTTCTAGCGAAAGCGAATTGATTGCCTTGCGTGGTTGTGGTGTCAGCGTCTATCGTATGGTAATGACTGCGGTAATGTTGAGTTTGGTCGTCACAGGACTAACATTTCTATTTAACGAGCAAATTGCCCCAGCCGCAAATTATCAAGCATCCTTGACTTTAGACAGAGCGTTAAAATCAGATAAACCTACATTTAAACAACAAAATATTTTTTACCCCGAATATCGGGATGGAAAAGACAAGGATGGAACTAAAACCAAGATACTAACGCGCCTATTTTATGCCGACCAGTTTGATGGTAAGCAGATGAGAGGACTAACTATTATAGACCGTTCAGAAGAAGGTTTAAATCAAATAGTGGTGGCAGAATCTGCCGAGTGGAATGGAGCGCAAAGCGTTTGGGATTTTTATAATGGTACTATCTATTTAGTCGCGCCCGATCGCTCTTATCGAAATATTCTCAGGTTTGAAAAGCAACAACTCAAACTACCCCGCACACCCCTAAGCTTGGCAGAACAGAGCCGCGACTATGGGGAAATGAATATTTCCCAAGCTTTGGAACAGTTGAATATTGAACGCTTGGGTGGCGATCGCCAAAAAATCCGTAAACTAGAAGTAAGAATCCAACAGAAATTTGCCTTACCTTTTGTCTGTGTTGTCTTTGGTTTAGTCGGCGCAGCAATGGGAACCATACCCCAACGCACAGGTAAAGCTACTAGTTTCGGTATTAGTGTAATAGTAATTTTTGGCTACTATTTACTCAGTTTTATTACTGGTGCTTTAGCACAAGCTAGAGTTTTTTCTCCCTTCATCGGCGCATGGCTACCCAACTTGATCGGGCTAGGTATAGGAATATTGTTATTAGTGCGTGTCGCTCAACGTTGAGGCATTTCATAATGATTACTGAAAGATATCAATCGTTCTGACTTTTCACGATATTTGCAAAACTACTCTACGTAGGGTAATCAATTATTTTCCAGATTAACCAATTTACATAAAAAATATGAAAAGACCTTTAATACAAAGAATTTTTCAAAAACGTAGTAATTCTATTCTTCAAAAAGTTGTATTTTTAGGCGGTCGGTCTCACTTTCCTAGCGTTCGTGTTCGATGTATTGAAGTAGCTAATGCTATTGGCTGTGATTATATAACTGATGTAGACTCAATTGCTGATATTCCCAAAGATAAAGAAATTTTTATTTGCGTTAAACCTCTCTTTAATAAGGAATGTTTAGCAGATTTACAAAAGCGGGGAATTGTTATTTGGGATATTCACGATAACTACTGTCCACGCGATTTTATTGATTATTATCTTGTAAGTAGTAAAGGTGCTTATCAGAAGTTTTGCTCTTA
Above is a genomic segment from Nostoc sp. MS1 containing:
- a CDS encoding LptF/LptG family permease, giving the protein MDRYLISELLPTFLFGVGAFSSIGVTIDAVFELVRRVVESGLPISIAVQVFLLKLPNFIVLAFPMSTLLATLMTYSRLSSESELIALRGCGVSVYRMVMTAVMLSLVVTGLTFLFNEQIAPAANYQASLTLDRALKSDKPTFKQQNIFYPEYRDGKDKDGTKTKILTRLFYADQFDGKQMRGLTIIDRSEEGLNQIVVAESAEWNGAQSVWDFYNGTIYLVAPDRSYRNILRFEKQQLKLPRTPLSLAEQSRDYGEMNISQALEQLNIERLGGDRQKIRKLEVRIQQKFALPFVCVVFGLVGAAMGTIPQRTGKATSFGISVIVIFGYYLLSFITGALAQARVFSPFIGAWLPNLIGLGIGILLLVRVAQR